GGCTTACATTATACAGACTCAAGATAAActcatttttcaatatttctccTAAGTCTTCACAGCGCAAAGCTACCGGCATGTGCAACAGGAAAGTGATTTTGGCAGTTACCCTCATTGCTTGTACTGTGAGCTGTGTTGAAGGGGATGGTCGATGCAAGACATGCCACCAACATAGAGCTGCTCTGTTGGACGCTGTTAACGGTAACCACACAGACCTGATACGCACGCAGAAAAAACTTGTCAAGGTGAAGGGCATGCTCAAGAAATTGCAAACTGATCATCAAGAGGCGGACCGTAGATTTAACGCCGCGATGAAGGAAAACACGATACTCATTAACGCTCTCACCCGTTCCCAGGAAGCTTACCGACTGCTTCTGGAGGAATTTCAGGACGCACTCACTCTGAACAATCAGAGGAGCGAATACCAAGAATACCTTATTAAAGATGCTGAGTATAAACTCGCCAAATCTAAACGAGACGCTTATGAAATCAATACGGAACTgtggaaagtaaatgaaaaactgagaaaggaaatgaCATTTTTGAAGGTCAACTTTACGGAAACACAAGTTGAGAAGGACTCTATGGAAAACTATTACGGTCGTACACTGAGAGGTTGTGTGCTTGATGAGACCAGAGTCCAAAAAGCCCTCCTGGTGGCTAACCAAGAAAAGGGGGATATCTTACGAGATATGAAGGCAATGGAACTCAACTACTCTCAGCTCGTTACAGAAAAAGATGCTATGGAAGACTTTTATGTTGATGCCGTCAAAATTCTTCTCCATGAGCACGCAATAAAGCAGGATGCAAACGATGACACATTACTCTAAATTCACAATATTGACTTACTGAAGGAAATTCATCAGAGTAATCAAGAGATGGAAGAACACGGTGACCATTGAGCTGAGcgagagaaaagcaagaaaaagtgCTCAACAAACGCATGCTGAGGAAAATTCGTTCAGTCTGAGTCACGTTAAGGACATGTTTACCGCAAACgcagaaaaagaaatcaagaactTGACGACTGgcgggaagaaatgagaagagttTAAGAAGATAGCAGGAAGCTTAACACAGTCACAGAAGAAACTGATATAAAAGAGAGCCTAAGACAACTAGTGGAATGCAAGAATGAGccaaaagaaatgaatgatttGGATGATAACACAGAAACATGTAAAGCTAATGAAACGAAAATCCAAAAACTTCATGAAAGGGACGACAGACTAGTATAGAAATGGACGGATACAATAAGGAGACGCTAGAAGTCACACAAAAATCAACGCAAGTATAAACGGAAAACTTACTAGACTTTACCAGCGAAGTGCTAAACCCAAACAACTGTGTCAAAACTGGTTCAACAATGTGGAGCTCTTTAAaatatacagagaaaaaaaaaattgttcagaAAGTTAAGGAACTAACCAATATCATTGAAGTCAATGGAACCTAACAAGATgcggatgaaaaagagaaggaaatgagaaacctGGATGAATACTGGCATGGCATTGGTGAGATCAAGTAATGTGATGCTATCGTAGAAGCAACGGAGAAAAATGTGGAGCTGGCTGAACATTACGCAGCTTTACAAGAAGACTGGGAATGGATGCGTTAACTGGATAGGCGTGAACGAAGATAGAGAACAGATGATTGAGGTCACTAGATAATACCAAGctgatatatgtaataaaaactttGAGACAATCTCTGGAATGGAATGAAGTGAATGTAGACTGGAACGATATTGATTATATCACAAAGAGTAACTACAAGTGACGAACACGGAATGctctgaaaacaaaaacacttaacCAAATTCTGGAAGATGTggaatacaatataaatgtaagCTACTGTATACACTTAAGGAAGTTCATAACTGGAATAAGAGGGCGAAGGCAGCTATGACAAAGAGGAGTTTGTTAAAATGCTGCatgaaggtaaagaagagagtAACAAGCTTGGGTAATTGGATGTTGCATGGCGTGGATAACATAATGGAACAGAACGACACAGTGCAAGAAGAGTATGACATGAATGACATGAATAGACACCACCATGGACTgaaagaaacagataaagaCAGGGACATGCATGATGTCACAAAATATTACGCAAATGTAAAAGAAGAAGCCCTCAGGGAACTCAGGCAGTGGGCAGATGAGCTGGAAGATATAAGCGAAAACGGAGAGGAATTGAATGGTGTCACATAATACCACACGCAGGAGTGGCAAGAAGTGGATGAAATCAAATACGATATGGATGATGTTACAGAGAAATTATATAACTGATATATTCACAATCCCTCGAAAACGTCAAGATCTGAGCGATAAGCTGTAAGTGGATGGAAACTACGATGAGGTGAATGAATACtgaaaaaaagcgaaagaaacATGGGAAGAAATGAACGTAaattaagatgaaagaaaagcacAACATGTTACACAGACATGGAATAAAGAGGCGTGGAGTGGCGTAGAAATAATTTGAGAGAAATGTGCGTTGATGAATccagaaatagtgaagaaggtGCAGATTCAGCTttagagtggaaaaaaaaaaaaaaaaatagacatggagaagaaaaaaacactgaaaaaaatgataaaatgaacgtattaaactaatgaaataataaaagagggagaaatcTAAGTTATGGGAGGGAATATCTGTAgaacgtggtacagtggaaccatgcgtgcttttggggtccgaggggtctccaagcgcacgggttcgaatcctgtccacggtccgagtgtaggctgggcttcctcactcggggcaacggtttcctagcgggtgggctttgagataggaggtacctcaaaaagtatctcctttagcccataaattcccgtgaaaagcccacatggtataaataaataaaaaaaaaaaaaactcccagtGAATGACGTGGGAAAATAAATcaacataaaagagaaagatgaaaatgaataaatagaaataacaattataaaactacaaaaaaaaaaaaaaaaaatctaggttaaggaaaaaatagcTCAAGGAATCTCAGTgagtgaagaggaaatgaagatacatgacaaagaaataagaaaaagtggaTAACCGTGATCAACGCCAAAAGAAAAAtgctgataaataaataaaggaaataaaaaaaaaattaactatataaaaaataaataaacgcatTGAGCTAagcaattataaaaaaaatgggtaatagaaaaaaaagcaaaacaaaaagtgataaaaatgaaCATGTAAATCTAAAATAAagtacatgaaataaaaaaaataataaaaaaaaacattaagcaAAAAAAGTTATAAACAAATGGTAAATAAAATTAGAAACTTAACAAAAATGGAACTAGAAAGtaataggaaaaacaacaaattaaaaagtaataaaagacatGAAgcaaaacagtaataaaaaaaaaaactaaaacgtaacaggaaaaaaaactcaaactttaactaagaaagaaaaaaaaaatattaaatcaaaaggcaaaaaaaaaaaaaaaaaaaaaaaaaaaatcaagtggaaaaaaacaagaaaacaataaaaagcagaaaatatagaaagaagaaaataaaaaagcaagagaataaATTTGTGATAAAGAttagtaaggaagaaaagagactcaacaataatgaaaaatatatcaaaatgaaAAGTAATACAAAGGTAATTCAACAAGAAAGTGTACAAAATACGTTAaactaaaaataatgaagaaaaccctGATACTGAAATGAAGTAccctaacaataataaaaagaatgaaataaaaagatattaaaaaaaaatcagatcgACAGAAATAcgatgaaagaaatatgaaacttgaaaatagaattaaaaagtgattaaaaaaaaaacaacaacattagatAGAAGAGTTAGAATAAAATTGAAAAGTTAACAAAAACATTAATTGTGACGAGTTATGgaaagtggtgaaggaaacAATGGAGATGGTGCAGACACAAGGAAATAATTATAGAGCAAAGTatgttaacaaaaaaaaaaaaaataataataataaataaataaataaataaaaataaataaataaaaaaaacctagaATGAAAATACTGAACTAATAAGATTAGTCTCCGccctccttaaaaaaaaaaaaaaatgggataaattTAGGTTAAGGTAGGGAATTTCTGATGAACTTCTAGTGAGTGAAGTGGGAAAAAATCAACGTATagagaaggataaaagtaaataaactagaagaaatatgtaaaacttaaaaaaaaatgaagaaaatgaaaattcaGTCTCagtgagtgaagaggaaagaaataacaaataacaaacagTAAATAACCGTGAtcaaagcaaaaggaaaaatacaaatcaatagataaatgagtagatagataataaagaaatacttAGAATTAAAAAGTGACAAAAGAAAGCTTAACTAAGCTAAGaagatattagaaaaaaatgggCAATAGGAAAACATACAAACTACAAGTTGATAAAAAGTAAACCTGTAAATCTGAAAGGAAACTGTTGTGTCTTGAGGCAAGGGTAAGCTGACGACGACATGTGGGCAGACAACGTATATTGTGAGACGACTGAGAGGAACTGGCGAAACCTAGAACGTCAGAATCCATGAAACTaagaatcaagaaaagaaacattaaacggaaaagttataaaaaaaataaatgggacgggaaagtgaaaaaaaatgaaacaaaaataacagaaaataaacaatttaactaaaaagtaaaagaaaaagataaaacaaaaaagtaatacataaaaaaacattaaattaagatgcaataaaaacaaacaaacatgaaaatcaAAAGTGatcagaaaaacaataaaaagtaatagaaaacttTTCTTCCAAGTCATATCTGTAGGTGACGTTCGCCTATCAGCCCAGGCCATCTTCcacaaaacagaagagagaaaaacaagaaaaaaacatggaagagaaaaccagtaaagaaaatatcaatctaaaaacaatatatatatatatatatatatatatatatatatatatatatatatatatatatatatatatatatatatatataaacattaaaCTGAGaaggaaacggaaaaaaatgataaaaaagacatTAAGCAAATATGTGACAAAATGAATATACTGATGTAAAAgtgctgaaaagaaaatattaaaccgAAAagtgatagatagaaaaaatgttATACGAAATGTCATGAACAAAAATCTTAAACTGAAGAATGATTAACGAATAGAACATTTGCCAAAACACTAAGAGAAAAGACTCCAAActgggaaaaaaactaaaaaaataacaaacgaaaaatattaaattgaaaagtaaataaaaaaactaaaacatgaaaagacaaacaaagaaaagttgTAGAAAACACGAAAAGTGATGAAGAACCCAACACGTtgtagaaaacaacaacaacaaaaagtaggaaaaaactagaatcaaaagaaataataaggaaataaactACAAAATAAGTAATGAAAAGACATTAAACtacaaattaataagaaaatatatttaactagaaaaaaatagacacacagaaaaggtaataataatggaaaaataatgattacaCCAAAAGGGTATATAAAGAATATTAAACTaaaaagtgataagaaaagcatcaaccaaaaaaaaagatcaaatatAGTAGAtttaaaagcaaaaaataaagaataacgaTTCTAgtaaataatgatactactactactactactactactactactactactactactactaataataataataataataataataataataataaaataaaaaaaaataagaaatatcaaactgaatgaataaatgaaaaaaactatcaaactattagtgaaaattagaaaaaaaagaaacattaaatcTACAaatgctaaaagaaaaaaaaaaaaagaaaaccgcaTAAATTGAAAAGTGACGAAATGTCAAGAAACAAAACAGTGCCAAAAAAATATCACGaagctcgaaaaaaaaaaaaacatgaagccTAAAAGTGatgctaattattattattattattattattattattattattattattattattattattattattattattattattattattataatgatgataataaagataataataataatgaaaaaaattatgataattataacaacaacaacaacaacaacaacaaaaataataataataataataataataataataataataataataataatgatgatgatgatagtaataataaaatttatGGAGAGAAATATATCCGTGAAAGTAGAGGTACGTACCAGCACAAGGGAGTGATGCGCTGGTAAATCCGGCAGTAGCGCAGAAGAAACGGCACCttggaagaatgagatggaaatagaaacagataacatgaaaggaaaaaacaaagaaagatatgCATAAAAACACTTAACTCTTAGAAAAAAATTGGGTTAATGAGAGGAAATATTTGAGAAACTCCCTGTGAGTGGGTTGGGAAAGAAATGAACgtcaagaaaaggatgaaaaaaacaacaaagacttAAACTAATAAAACTAGGAAAAATTAAGTTAAGGAAACAATAACTAAAGAAGTGTCAGTGAGttttgagaaaagaaaacattcgcgtcaaatgaaaagatgaaagcaaagaaataaaatgataaaactaatgaacacaaaaagaaaaaagaaaagtaatttcaattactgaaaaaaaactgttcaaaacacttcactaaaaaaaataaataaataagctcgAACCAAAACTGGAAATaatcttatatataaaaaaaagttgaacagataaaaaacatgtaaaaaaataattagaaaaatcacaaaaaaacaaacaaacaaacatgaagctgaaaaatagtaaaagaaacattaaacgactaaaaaataaaagaaaaaaatatatggacagggaaatgacagaaaaaaatacataaattaataaatgagtAAAGAATTAAgtcaataaaaagataaaacttgTGCAAAACTAGTacatttgtaaagaaaaaatataaaaaatggtcGCTTAGTGGCGTTTAATGAATGGCACGGATGAAGACAACTAACCAccacaataaatgaataagtaaatagataaactgattTATTAATTGAGTTTTAGAATGAATCAATTGctacattaatctctctctctctctctctctctctctctctctctctctctctctctctctctctctctctctctctctctctctctctctctctctctctctctctctctctctctctctctctctctctgtcagccaCAACTCCATCCATCTCCCCACCTACCCATCTATCTTACTAACCCATCCACCATATCATCCACTGCCACACTCACCTactaatccatccatccatccattgtTTATTGACCTTCCACTGACCTACTCACTAATTCATACTCATCCACCCATCCAAATACCCATTCATACACCAATCGGCCACCCACCCATTCAACCACGTACTCAGTCATCCACCCACACATTTACTCAGCGATCCAACCACGCACCCTTCTATTCATCCACATAACTGTCCACCTAATCATCCATTCACACATTATCCGCCCACACGTCTATCAACCATCTCAGTGGGAGTGTCTATCATTAGCCGCGCCAAGACCGTAAAATTATATCCAAACACGCACAGTTTATAATCAagatctctcattttctctttcctataaCGCGTTTCATAGGTAAGACTTCCTAGGATCGCTTCGTGAATACAGGCCCAGGAACGAAGAGAATGTTGGGtacactaaaataaaataaagaatgaaaaaaaaaggaaggtaaggaatgtGACAGAGTGGAGCAGAGCGTGTGGGTgtatggagggagtggtggaatCAGGGAGTGGTGGGTTAGGGGGAGTAATGTGGAGGAGGGTGTGGAGGACGGATATCCTGGCTTGGACAATGAACAAAGCTATGATGGTTTTGTCACGTCAAGTATTTAAACaaggtggtggtactggtggtggtggtggtgatggtggcgggaaGATGGTGatgtaataatgtgtgtgtgtgtgtgtgtgtgtgtgtgtgtgtgtgtgtgtgtgtgtgtgtgtgtgttgtcatcgtaactggtggtgttgttgctgttctttttaCTACGCAATTTAAGTGATATTTCTagctctgtttttgtttttattgttgcttttgtcatcatcattatacttACCTTcaatattcatcatcatcatcttttccttttctttttgttctttttttatatttttttcttctccttcttcttcttcttcttgttcttgttcttgttcttcttcattttattattattattgttattattattattattattattattattattattattattattattattattattattatatatttttttattattatcattgttattaatatcaccatcattattttaatggtaatattagtagcaacatcatcatcatcatcatcatcatcagcagcagcagcagcagcagtagtagtagtagtagtagtaggagcagtagtagtagtagtagtagaagtagtagtagtagtagtagtagtagtagtagtagtagtagtagtagtagtagtagtagtagtagtagtagtagtggtggtggtggtagtagtagtagtagtagtagtagtagtagtagtagtagcagtagtagtagtagcagtgtagtaGTCTGGTGTTTGTGAgcagggtgaagggaagggtaagggatggcgagaggagaggaagtggatgTCTATGGAAAGTCTGGAATGCACGACCCTGAGATGGCTTGGATAGCGGAACAGGATGGGGAACACAATGATGGGGTAGATGtgtatgaaggagagagagagagagagagagagagagagagagagagagagagagagagagagagagagagagagaggacaagataTATGTTCAAGTATAAACGGAAAGTATTCTGATGTACTGACACTTCTGAAGGATTTCCTGAAAATACGCGGTAGAATAATTAACAGACAAGTGGTTAGCGCACGGAGGTACTGATCTTAGCGACACGACTTTGAGCAATACTTAAAGCTAGTAATTTTCACACTATCGCCGAGTAACCGAACAATACCCACATGCTTCGTATCAGCAGTGTCTCACACGGCGACCGCATCGGGAAGCTGCGTGGATGAGCGCCACTGGTCTGTGCAAAGGAGTCACTCAAACATCTGCCTGTCCTAGAATGGGTAGGAGTCGAGTATCTAAGCCTCCAAAACGGAAAGGGGACGAGTTTATGAACCACAAAAGAGAGGAATATCAATTGAGGTTTTTACATGTATTATGAGACAAGTTTAAGTCCTGCACTCACTCCCACAAGAAGACCCAGCGGTACTTTGATAGCCATGTGTGGAGTCCTGTCTTGCTGGTCATCATGTCAAAGATACTGAGCCACCGGAGCCACCTTTGGTTATTTACATCTTGTTGGTAACTTCTCTTAGCAATTCCAAACTACTGAGATGAGTTGCGTTGGTTCGCTGACAGCTTTGCGTCCTCAACACTTGCTCGGTACTCTAGTGGTTTGGTGGTACGATGGTGGTGCGATATTATAAACACTAATTGTCAAAGAATAAACGAGAGATTTTCCTTTGGCTCCCCTCACCGTTTATAAAAAGGACACATAGATGGAGGCAAGCAGACTCCCACGCCCCTTCCCGCCTGTTTCCGGGTAGCAAACGTCTTCCCTTCCATATCCGTTATGTCATGAATAATATAACTATTTTGATAAGGTGCAGTGTCTcgtgcttcgttttcttttctacttcaatGACTGGAGCGGGAAGAAACTATCAGAGGAAGAGGATCGACGCTTTGGTGTTCTGCCCGTCTTAACACATAGACCTgcatctttattattcttttggaACTGTTCACATCATTGCATCAGTGATTTTTCTGTGTAATATGCTTTCCAGTTTTCATGCGTAGAcgacttttattctctctctctctctctctctctctctctctctctctctctctctctctctctctctctcgagagcgcgcacagcacacacacacacacacacacacacacacacacacacacacacacacacacacacacacacacacacacacacacacacacacacaatagtgcCGCAGATCAGTATCAGTTACCATAGAGAGAAGAATGTGCTAACCAGATCCTTTCACTATGTCACaaagctttgaaaaaaatgtgagaaaaaggtCGCGGAGAAACATttccccgaaaaaaaaaacaagaaagtgaatcaataagaaaaaaaaagcgtaagAATGTGAAACAAAGCATGcattaaaaatgaaaacaacaaaaaaaaaagaaaccataaTGGATGAACCGAAAACCAGCggaaagaaaaaactaagacCAGTTAATAATATCCACCGAAACGTAGCTGTTCTTAATATTTGAGTGATATGATCGTATATGATATGGAAAGTAGGCCGAAGAAGCGACCTTGGGGCGAGAGAGACGCGGATGTATtcatgtaagtatgtatgtacgtgcgcAATGATGAGAGCGATAAGAACAGGAGTGAGAAATAGAGATGGGCGTAGGCTTAACATTGTCTTGTGTACGTGAtacgggaggaggaaggaagaaggaggaaagtgaaaagagagaggagaggagagagaggaaagagaggtcaCGCATTGGGTGGTGTATATATAAACCCTCACACACGCGTAGACTCCGCTCACTACTCCagtcaccacttcaccaccacaccttcgTCCTTCTCTGCCACTGTACAGAGATGGCCGGTCAcgaatcaaccaccaccaccaccataccccTCCGCTACCTGCTGTTTATAATGGTCCTGGCTGCGATGGCTGGTGCTGGGACGGCCAAGGCTGTACCGAAGACCAACCCCAGCCCGGGAAGGATCACAGCGCGCTCCACTCTGTACCCAACTCACGGCAGTCACCACCCAAAGGACCGCGatgaccactaccactaccacactcaccacctgcAGCGCCCTCCCTACCTCTACGGCTACGGTTACGGATATCCTGGCCTTGGACTGGGAGGTCTTGGCGGTCTTGGCAGTCTTGGCGGTCTTGGCGGTCTTGGCTTGGGTGGTTTGGGTGGTCTGGGTGGCTTAAGTGGTTTGGGAGGTTTAGGTGGCTTGGGCGGCATCGGTATGGGCGGTTTAGGTGGATTGGGTGGTTTCGGTATCGGTGGTTTGGGCGGTTTAGGAGGCGTTGGTATGGGAGGTATTGGTCTGGGCGGGTATTCCTACGGCTGGTGATGCGTTGGTCCGCTCAGctgaaagattaagaaaagaaaaaagaaagaaaatgtgaatctAGTCGACTAAGCTTATCgacttagaaaagaaagaaaacactcaaCTGGCTGAATTTATCAATtgagaaaggacagaaaaataaatgtctaCCGAACTTACtggctgagaaaaaaaataaaagaaaacatcaaatgACTGAACTTATCgattgagaaagaaaatgaagaaactaTTATTACAATTGAATGAACttatcgacaaaaaaaaaaaaaaaaatgaaaaagaaaaaatatgtagcAACGTGTATAGTTATTGAGCACAGCACCTCCCAGTGAACTATTTTTTATAGAAAGTAAGACTATATAGATACGTAAGAGTAGAGTGAATACTTAGTTATGATTGAC
The sequence above is drawn from the Portunus trituberculatus isolate SZX2019 chromosome 41, ASM1759143v1, whole genome shotgun sequence genome and encodes:
- the LOC123516729 gene encoding WAG22 antigen-like codes for the protein MARGEEVDVYGKSGMHDPEMAWIAEQDGEHNDGSPLHHHTFVLLCHCTEMAGHESTTTTTIPLRYLLFIMVLAAMAGAGTAKAVPKTNPSPGRITARSTLYPTHGSHHPKDRDDHYHYHTHHLQRPPYLYGYGYGYPGLGLGGLGGLGSLGGLGGLGLGGLGGLGGLSGLGGLGGLGGIGMGGLGGLGGFGIGGLGGLGGVGMGGIGLGGYSYGW